Below is a genomic region from Oscillatoria sp. FACHB-1407.
CGGCGTAACGAGGTTTTGCTTTAAATTTTACCTACTGAATAAGCGTCTTGTCAGAGTTGCTGTGTAGGGTCATGACATCCTTAGTAATGTTTAGGACTCATGCAAAATTTAAGTTTAGAATGAGAGGCGATGGGTTAATTCTTCTTCAGCAAAGGTCGGAGGGAAAAGGCTTTTGAGCATATGCCCCCACCTTGTCTGAAATGAATCCCTAACGTCCTTCATTTTTTAGCTTCATGGCAACCTCCGAACTCCCGCTGCCTTCTGCTCATAGCCATTCCGATCCCAGTCATGCTGACCATAGCCACACCCATGGCGAAGATGCAGTCCATCCCCATGTGCATAGTGAAGAGTCGCTGCGCCAGATTATTAATCGTCTGTCACGAATTGAAGGACATATTCGAGGCATCAAAACCATGGTGCAAGAGAGCCGTCCCTGCCCGGATGTGTTGGTGCAGGTTGCCGCTGTGCGGGGCGCACTCGATCGCGTCGCTCGCATTATTTTGGACGAACACCTGACTGAATGCGTTGCCCGTGCAGCGAAAGAGGGTAATATTCAAACCGAAATCGCAGAACTGAAATCAGCCCTCGATCGGTTTTTGCATTAACTAACCAATAGGCGTAAAGACTTGGGCGTTGCTTAAGCTGGATATGCCACATAACCATTGATTTCACGGCAGGGATGTTTCACGAAACGCCCTTGCCTAATTTTTTGTGCGATCGCCTCCATCTGCCATGGTTTATTCTTTCTCTCCTATTCCCACGATCTGCTGAATCTGGCTGACAACATCTTGATAAGACGCATCTGTAAGAACGGCTTGAGCCTTTGCATTCGTGAAGCTGGTCGGTAGCTCAATCCAGGATTTGCAGCCCCCGTAATCAGAATGATAGGGAACCGTCAGGGGAGTTTCCAGGGCGTGAACCCGCAGTAATAACCCATACAACGGTTGTTGGGGCTTCCATCGCAGGCGATCGCTTACCCACGCCTCATTCCAAATGTGAAACGGCAGGAGGGCTTGCACAGCTGCCTCCTGTTGAATGGGGAGAACATGGGTGATCTCTGCCCAGGATGTCAACACGACCTGCTCTGGATGCCACCCAGACGGAACGGGTTGTACCTGCTGGTCGTAGGGCGATTTCAACAAATTGGGCTGCTGATGTTCATAGGTGGGATAAAGCCACACCTGATGATGGGCGACGGTGAACCGTCCCCGCTCCTCTCGGATACCGCCTTTTCGGAGCAACAAAATCGTTTTGCCCTGGGTCAATGCCTCTACTGCGATCGCCCATTCTTTGAGGGCAGCATTCATACTCAACCTCCCGCTACATATCCTCCGGAAACCAGATACCTATCTATGAAGTAATGATATGTATAGATAAATAATGATGAAATTATCCAGTAACATGAGCCGCTTCTGTGAAGAAGCAGGTTAAATGTTCCTACAGTTCACAAGAGGTACATCCGGTGAAACGCAACATCATAGCTACCGATAATTTAATCTCTCAAGAATTACAAAAAACCCTAAATCAGATTGCCGCTCAGGCTGCCGATCGCAAAGACGAATTGATGGATCTATTGGGCAACGAGCAACCGGGTAAGAGCCATCTGGTTGAGACAGATTATGGACAGTGCATTTGGTGGGAAGGCTGCTATTACTGTCAGGATGACAACAAGCAGTGGCACCGAGTGAAGTGCTTTAGATAATTAGGATAAGGGCTAAAGGATGAAGGATGAAGGGAATGTCTTTCATCCTTTAGCTTTCATCCTTTAGCGTTGCCTGCTACACCCCCTAATCGGCGATCGATTGCTCAGGCGCGATCGCCTGCTTACGATGCTTCAACCGCTTGTAGCCATAGGCAATTCCTGCAATCACCAACAGGTAAGGGCTATACACCATTAACCAGATGCCAAGTTGCAGCAGATCAACCGTTAACTCCCTCAGAGATTGCGTCGAGCGTTGCCAGGTTTCACCAAGCTGAGTTCCGACCGTGCGGTCGGGTGAATTTGAGGCGATCGCTCCTTCCAAATTGAGGTTAATGGTTGAGTAAGCGACTCGATTTTGCAGATCTTTGAGTTGGGCGTCGATTTGTTCAATGGAGTTTCGCACGTTGCTCAATTCCTGCGCCACCTTTAGCACATCGCCCACACTGCCCGATCGCTCCATGATGTCGAGCAG
It encodes:
- a CDS encoding metal-sensing transcriptional repressor; translated protein: MATSELPLPSAHSHSDPSHADHSHTHGEDAVHPHVHSEESLRQIINRLSRIEGHIRGIKTMVQESRPCPDVLVQVAAVRGALDRVARIILDEHLTECVARAAKEGNIQTEIAELKSALDRFLH
- a CDS encoding DUF1802 family protein — its product is MNAALKEWAIAVEALTQGKTILLLRKGGIREERGRFTVAHHQVWLYPTYEHQQPNLLKSPYDQQVQPVPSGWHPEQVVLTSWAEITHVLPIQQEAAVQALLPFHIWNEAWVSDRLRWKPQQPLYGLLLRVHALETPLTVPYHSDYGGCKSWIELPTSFTNAKAQAVLTDASYQDVVSQIQQIVGIGEKE